In Dryobates pubescens isolate bDryPub1 chromosome 31, bDryPub1.pri, whole genome shotgun sequence, one DNA window encodes the following:
- the BTBD2 gene encoding BTB/POZ domain-containing protein 2 yields MRRCCPALCTSTGSSAGSRPGTPRPAAAAVAIAAPLPPAAAVSRPPLLVLVLLQRRPAPPAPAPPPHKMAAGGSGGGPGGLSSSCPQPPPPPPGNGAAAAAAACTNGAPPSPPGLTYNQCGAANPAASGGGGAGGPAAGTAAAAAAAAGAAGAAGGAGGPGGALQREPVYNWQATKPTVQERFAFLFNNEVLSDVHFLVGKGRGSQRIPAHRFVLAVGSAVFDAMFNGGMATTSTEIELPDVEPAAFLALLKFLYSDEVQIGPETVMTTLYTAKKYAVPALEAHCVEFLKKNLRADNAFMLLTQARLFDEPQLASLCLENIDKNTSDAINAEGFTDIDLDTLVAVLERDTLGIREVRLFNAVVRWSEAECQRQQLQVVPENKRKVLGKALSLIRFPLMTIEEFAAGPAQSGILTDREVVSLFLHFTVNPKPRVEFIDRPRCCLRGKECSISRFQQVESRWGYSGTSDRIRFSVNKRIFVVGFGLYGSIHGPTDYQVNIQIIHTDSNTVLGQNDTGFSCDGSSSTFRVMFKEPVEILPNVNYTACATLKGPDSHYGTKGLRKVIHESPTSGAKTCFTFCYAAGNNNGTSVEDGQIPEIIFYT; encoded by the exons ATGCGCCGCTGCTGCCCCGCTCTCTGCACCAGCACCGGCAGCAGCGCCGGCAGCCGCCCCGGCACCCctcgccccgccgccgccgccgtcgCCATCGCCGCCCCTctcccgcccgccgccgccgtgTCCCGCCCGccgctgctggtgctggtgctgctgcagcgccgccccgcgccgcccgcTCCTGCGCCTCCGCCGCACAAGATGGCGGCCGGTGGGAGCGGCGGGGGCCCCGGgggcctctcctcctcctgcccgcagccgccgccgccaccgccgggCAACGGCGCGGCCGCCGCAGCCGCCGCCTGCACCAACGGCGCTCCCCCGTCGCCTCCCGGCCTCACCTACAACCAGTGCGGCGCTGCCAACCCGGCggcgagcggcggcggcggcgcggggggCCCGGCGGCGGggacggcggcggcggcggctgctgctgcgggggcggcgggggcggccggcggggcgggcggccCCGGCGGGGCGCTGCAGCGGGAGCCGGTCTATAACTGGCAGGCGACGAAGCCGACGGTGCAGGAGCGGTTCGCCTTCCTCTTCAACAACGAGGTGCTCAGCGACGTCCACTTCCTGGTGGGGAAGGGCCGCGGCTCGCAGCGCATCCCGGCGCACAG gtttgtgctggctgtgggcagcgcAGTCTTCGATGCGATGTTTAATGGGGGAATGGCCACAACCTCTACAGAGATTGAGCTGCCTGACGTGgagcctgctgccttcctcGCTCTGCTGAA GTTCCTTTACTCGGACGAGGTTCAGATCGGCCCCGAGACTGTTATGACAACTCTGTACACGGCCAAGAAATACGCAGTGCCCGCCCTGGAGGCTCACTGTGTGGAGTTCCTGAAGAAGAACCTCCGAGCAGACAATGCCTTCATGCTGCTGACACAG GCAAGGCTCTTTGATGAGCCTCAGCtggccagcctctgcctggagaACATCGACAAGAACACCTCTGACGCCATCAACGCTGAGGGCTTTACAGACATTGATCTGG acaccctggtggcagtgctggagagggacacGCTGGGCATCCGCGAGGTTCGGCTCTTCAACGCGGTGGTTCGCTGGTCGGAGGCCGAGTGCCAgcggcagcagctgcaggtggttccagagaacaagaggaagGTCCTGGGCAAGGCTCTCTCCCTGATCCGCTTCCCCCTGATGACCATTGAGGAGTTTGCAGCAG ggccgGCCCAGTCGGGGATCCTGACGGACCGGGAGGTGGTCAGCCTCTTCCTGCACTTCACCGTCAACCCCAAGCCGCGGGTGGAGTTCATCGATCGGCCGCGCTGCTGCCTGCGGGGCAAGGAGTGCAGCATCAGCCGCTTCCAGCAGGTGGAGAGCCGCTGGGGCTACAGCGGGACGAGCGACAGGATCAG gttcTCTGTCAACAAGAGGATCTTCGTGGTTGGCTTTGGGCTCTATGGATCCATCCACGGCCCCACGGATTACCAAGTCAACATCCAG ATCATCCACACGGACAGCAACACGGTGCTGGGGCAGAACGACACCGGCTTCAGCTGCGACggctcctccagcaccttccgCGTCATGTTCAAGGAGCCTGTGGAGATCCTCCCCAACGTCAACTACACAGCTTGTGCCACTCTGAAG GGTCCGGACTCGCACTACGGCACCAAAGGGCTGCGCAAGGTGATCCACGAGTCGCCGACCAGCGGCGCCAAGACCTGCTTCACCTTCTGCTACGCCGCCGGCAACAACAACGGCACCTCGGTGGAGGATGGACAGATCCCAGAGATCATCTTCTACACATag